The Amycolatopsis sp. QT-25 genomic sequence CGGTCGGCATCCTCGGGTTCGTCACCCCCGGCTGGTTCAACACCCAGGTCTTCAACAACACCCAGATGCAGACCGACGTGCAGAAGCTGCTCACCGAGACCTACGGGATCAAGGACATCAGCGCGGTCACCTGCCCCGCCGGCCAGGAGGTCAAGGACGGGGTGAAGTTCGCCTGCACCGCGACGATCGAAGGCAAGCCGCAGGAGGTACCGATCACCGTGAAGGGTGACACCGGCAACTACGAGGTCTCGCCGCCCGCCGTCACCAAGTAAACGACGGGCGCCGGGCACGGTCGATCCTGCATGATCGGGTCATGAGCGACTTTTCCGTGCGGCCGCTGCGGGCCGACGAGGACCGTGCCGCGACCGATCTGTTCAGGCGTGCCTTGCACGTCAAGGAGATGACCGACGACGAATGGTCGGCCATCGCCGCGTCGATGCAGCCGGACCGCGGGTTGGGCGCGTTCGACCCGGAACTGATCGGCACCGTCCGGTCCTTCGACTCGGAAGTGACGCTGCCCGGCGGGGGCACCACGCCGCTCGCCGCGGTGAGCCTCGTCGGGGTCCGCGCCGACCGTACCCGCCGCGGTGTGCTGACGGCGTTGATGCGGGCCCAGTTCGAGGATTTCGCCGCCCGCGGCGTCCCCGCGGCGATGCTGCACGCCTCCGAAGGCGCGATCTACGGACGGTTCGGTTACGGTGTCGCGGCCAGGGGCAAGTCGATCGAGATCGACCGGAGTCGTACCCGGTTCCGCCCCGAGGTACCGGCGGGCGGGCAGATCTCCTTGCTCGATCTGGAAAGCACGATCGAGCAATGGCCGTCGCTCTTCGACGGCCTTCCGCGCACCCGGCCCGGCATGATCGCGCGGAGCCCGACCCTGTGGCCGGGTTACGTCCGGGAGGTGCGCCGGGCGACCGCTCCGGTCGCGACCGCCGTGCACCGAGGCCCGGACGGCACCGACGGCTATGTCACCTACACCGTCGAAAGGGCCCACTTCGGCGCACCGGCGGTGATGAAGATCCAGTCCTTCCATTACGCGAATCCCGACGCGTTCGCCGGGTTGTGGCGTTACCTGCTGTCCGTTGACCTGGTCGACCGCATCACCGCCGAGAAACGGCCGCTCGACGAACCGGTCGAGCTGCTGTTCACGGACCCGCGGCACGCGACCGTGCAGAAGATCCAGGACGAGGGCTGGCTCCGGCTGGTGGACGTCGCCGCGATGCTCGACGCCCGCACGTATCGGGGCGAGCCGATCGTCGTCGAAGTCATCGATCCGTTCCTGGAGCACAACTCCGGCCGGTACCGTCTTTCCGAGGACGGCGCCGCCCGCACCACCGATCCGGCGGATCTCGAACTGCACGTCGACACCTTGTCGATGGTGTACCTCGGCGGCTGGCGTCCGTCGGATCTCGCGGCCGCCGGACGCGTGCGAGCCACCGGCGAAATCGCCCTGGAACGGGCGGACCTGCTGTTCGGCACGCGAGAGAACCCCTGGTGCGGTACCTTCTTCTGACGTTGGACGAGCACACCGGTGGGGGTGGAGAAGCTTGAGCAGGCGAACCGTCGCGACGGTCGGTCTGTGTTGTGCCGCTTTCGTCGTACCGACGGCTTGTTCGGACACCCCGGTGCCCACGCCGGCGACGAAGACCGTCACGGTCCCGCCGACGACGAGCGCCTCTTCGAGTTCGAACGCGTCCGGCACGTCGGGTGGTTCGTCCTCCACCGTTCCGGGCAGGGTCTTCGACCCGAGGACCATGCAGGCGGACGTGCGGAAGATCCTCACCGAGACCTATCGGCTCAGTGCGGTCGGCGACGTGCTGTGCCCGTCGAACCAGACGGTCAAGGACGGAAGCACGTTCACCTGCACCGTGCAGGTCGGCGGCAAGGGCAAGACCGTCACGATCACCGTCACCGGTGACGACGGCCGCTACGAGGTCGGCGCGCCCGCCTGAAAACCGGTTGGGTTCGCCGGGGCCGGACGGCAGGATCACCCGCTATGAGCGAATTCCCTGTGCGTGCCGTGGCCGAAGGCGAACAACGGGCCTGCCTAGAGCTCCTGGTGGAGTCTTTGCACGGCAGGCCCGCCTCGGACGAGGTCTGGGCGAAAATGGCGCCCTCCTGGCCCGCCGCCGGGAAATTCGCCGCCTTCGACGACCACGGCACCCCGGTGGGGATCACCAGCTCGTTCGACGTCGAGCTCACCGTCCCAGGTGGACAGAAGCTCGTCACGGCGGCCGTCGACGGGGTCGCCGTCCGCGCCGACTGGACCCGCCGCGGGATCCTCACCTCGATGATGGCCGTCCAGTTGGAGGAGTTCGCGGCACGCGGTGTCCCGCTGGCGGCGCTGCACGCGTCGGAAGCCGTGATCTACGGCCGCTTCGGTTACGGCGCGGCCACCTTCGGCAAAGGTGTTTCCGTCGAACGCCCACGCGCCCGGCTCCGTGACGGCGTGGGACGGGAAGGAGTCGTCAGGTTCGCCACCTGTGCCGAGGCCGTGGAGCGCATTCCCGCGCTGTACAACAGCTTCGAGGGGACGCGGCCGGGGTTCGTCGCTCGACCGGCACACTGGTGGCCGGGTTTCTTCGAGCGCGTGGTCACCGGGAACGACGGCTATCGCGTCGCCGTCCACAGTGGACCGGACGGGGACGACGGTTTCGTCGTCTATCAGACCATCGACGCGCGTGACCGCCAGGCGCCGGAACGCGGAGCGATCCTGGACATCCGGGAGCTCCACGCCGCCACGCCGCGCGCTTGGGCGGGACTGTGGCGGTTCCTGCTGTCGGTCGACCTCGTCTCGGCCGTCACCGGACGCGGCCGCCCACTGGACGAGCCGATCGCCGAACTGCTCACCGATCCGCGTGCCGTGAACACCATCGAGGTCATAGACGACCTGTGGCTACGGCTCGTCGACGTCTCCACCGCGCTGCGGGCCCGCACTTACGGCACCGCCGAACCCGTGGTGTTCGAAGTGCTCGACAAGCAGCTCCCGGGCAACAGCGGCCGTTACGTCGTCGGCCCGGACGGCGCGGAGCGGACGACCGCCGACGCCGATCTGCGGCTGGACGTCGCCGCCTTGTCGTCGCTGTACCTCGGCCACGGTCTCTTCGGTGAGCTGGCCTTGTCAGGCCGGGTCGAGGTGCTGGACGAGGCGGCGGTCGCCCGTGCCGACT encodes the following:
- a CDS encoding GNAT family N-acetyltransferase, with amino-acid sequence MSEFPVRAVAEGEQRACLELLVESLHGRPASDEVWAKMAPSWPAAGKFAAFDDHGTPVGITSSFDVELTVPGGQKLVTAAVDGVAVRADWTRRGILTSMMAVQLEEFAARGVPLAALHASEAVIYGRFGYGAATFGKGVSVERPRARLRDGVGREGVVRFATCAEAVERIPALYNSFEGTRPGFVARPAHWWPGFFERVVTGNDGYRVAVHSGPDGDDGFVVYQTIDARDRQAPERGAILDIRELHAATPRAWAGLWRFLLSVDLVSAVTGRGRPLDEPIAELLTDPRAVNTIEVIDDLWLRLVDVSTALRARTYGTAEPVVFEVLDKQLPGNSGRYVVGPDGAERTTADADLRLDVAALSSLYLGHGLFGELALSGRVEVLDEAAVARADSLFHTARSPWCGTFF
- a CDS encoding GNAT family N-acetyltransferase encodes the protein MSDFSVRPLRADEDRAATDLFRRALHVKEMTDDEWSAIAASMQPDRGLGAFDPELIGTVRSFDSEVTLPGGGTTPLAAVSLVGVRADRTRRGVLTALMRAQFEDFAARGVPAAMLHASEGAIYGRFGYGVAARGKSIEIDRSRTRFRPEVPAGGQISLLDLESTIEQWPSLFDGLPRTRPGMIARSPTLWPGYVREVRRATAPVATAVHRGPDGTDGYVTYTVERAHFGAPAVMKIQSFHYANPDAFAGLWRYLLSVDLVDRITAEKRPLDEPVELLFTDPRHATVQKIQDEGWLRLVDVAAMLDARTYRGEPIVVEVIDPFLEHNSGRYRLSEDGAARTTDPADLELHVDTLSMVYLGGWRPSDLAAAGRVRATGEIALERADLLFGTRENPWCGTFF
- a CDS encoding DUF4333 domain-containing protein yields the protein MSRRTVATVGLCCAAFVVPTACSDTPVPTPATKTVTVPPTTSASSSSNASGTSGGSSSTVPGRVFDPRTMQADVRKILTETYRLSAVGDVLCPSNQTVKDGSTFTCTVQVGGKGKTVTITVTGDDGRYEVGAPA